The Tautonia plasticadhaerens nucleotide sequence GGATGGTCCGGTTCTCGGGGACGTCGCCCGGCTCGCCCGGCGTCGCGGGGCGGCGGGCCGGGGTGGCGGATCGACCGGCCCTCATCGCCCTTCGGATGCCGGGTCGGGGCCCAGGGCCGGCTCGGCGCCGCCCAGCTCCTCCTCGGCCCGCCGCACGTGGGCGAGGATCCCTTGCCGCGAATCCTGGTCGCGCAGGGCGTGACGGACCTCGGGATCGCGCAGGACGAACGACAGCTTGGACATCAGGTGCAGGTGGGCCCGCGTCGTCGGGCTGATGATCGTGAACAGGGTATGCACCGGCTCGCCGTCCAGGCCGCCGTACGCGATCGGCCGGTCCAGGAAGCACAGGGCGAGGGTCGGCCGGTCGATGTGCAGCACGACGGGGTTGCGCACGTGCGGGATGGCGATGCCGTCGCCGATGGCCGTCGACGCCATCGCCTCTCGGGCCAGCAGGACCCGCAGCAGGAACTCGCGGTCGACCTCCCCGGGGAGCCTCAGGAGCTGGACCACCTCGCGCAACGCCGACTCCTTGTCGGAGCCGGAGACGCGGTAATGCACCCCGCCGGACTCCAGCGCCTCGACCAGCGACGGGACCGGCTGCCCGGCCGCCTCCGGCTCGGCGAAGATCTCGCTCGAGACGTTCAGCCGCCGGGAGGTGGCCCACTCGAGGATCTCGGCCCGGTTGAAGCGATACTGGTCCTGCACCCGGTAGGCGGGGATCGACTGCTGCTTGATCCAGCGGTAGATCGTCTTCTCGGAGACGCTCAGGATGCGGGCGGCGTCGCGTACGGAGAGGTTCACGGTCGCGTCCTTCGCGCCCCGGGTCCCGCCCGTGCAGGGCCCCACCGGAATGAGGCGACCGGCCCGGCGTCCCGCTCAGCCGGCGGTGATCGCCCCCGGGGACGCCGTCGTGCCGGCCGCCTCCCGACTCCCCTCGGCGTCCCGGAGGATGGCGACGATCAGCGCATTGAGCGAGGTCTTCTCCTCCCGGGCGCGGCTCGCCAGATACTCATGGAGGGGTGGGGGCATCCGGATCTGGAAGTGGACGACGGTCTCGGGCATCTCAGACCTCGGGCGGGGCCGCGCCTGGCCAGGAATGGGAATCGATGGACATTCAGGACTCCCAGTGACATCTCAGGACATTGTCCCCCAGGTGACGCCTGTTGTCAATGACGAAGGAGTTTTGCCGAGGCAGGGCCGAGACGCCGCACCCGAGCCTCGACGCCCGCCCCGGGCACACCCATCGCCTCGCGTGCCGCCCGCGGCGCCATCGGCCTCGGCGAGCGGGGGAGGCGACGGGCCTCGCCGCTCGAAGCCGACGCTCCTTGATTCTCGCGCGGGGGCGAGCGTTCCGCTCAAGTCGGACGGGCCGGGACCCGATACGACCGGCATAATCGTCAAACTTCGCCACAGGGGCCGGTGCAATGCGAGGAACCATACGGGCCGTGCTCGGGGCCGTCTTGGTGGCGAGCTGGGCCTCGACGGCCGGCGCCCAGGGGATCATCCTGCCCGGCGCGGGGCCG carries:
- a CDS encoding PTS sugar transporter subunit IIA; its protein translation is MNLSVRDAARILSVSEKTIYRWIKQQSIPAYRVQDQYRFNRAEILEWATSRRLNVSSEIFAEPEAAGQPVPSLVEALESGGVHYRVSGSDKESALREVVQLLRLPGEVDREFLLRVLLAREAMASTAIGDGIAIPHVRNPVVLHIDRPTLALCFLDRPIAYGGLDGEPVHTLFTIISPTTRAHLHLMSKLSFVLRDPEVRHALRDQDSRQGILAHVRRAEEELGGAEPALGPDPASEGR
- a CDS encoding toxin-antitoxin system HicB family antitoxin, producing the protein MPETVVHFQIRMPPPLHEYLASRAREEKTSLNALIVAILRDAEGSREAAGTTASPGAITAG